One candidate division KSB1 bacterium DNA window includes the following coding sequences:
- the pdhA gene encoding pyruvate dehydrogenase (acetyl-transferring) E1 component subunit alpha, which translates to MSVPASQNSAQLTGERNPKGGNSTATLWESFDPLAGKKLEIVGPHGEIINPKWFPQVDDERLIHAYKIMLLARTSDLRAVSLQRQGRLYTLPPNIGQEACAVGSAMAIERTDWLVQAYRELGAQLMHGVPLDRWYLLCAGSEAGNVFPDGMRVLPQSVPIASQCLHAAGIAHAIKYKGGSEVAIVYFGDGATSEGDFHEAMNWAAVFSCPVIFFCNNNQYAISYPRTSQTKSKTIAQKAIAYGMPGIQVDGNDLFAVYRATSDAVAWARAGNGPVLIEAETYRMGAHTTSDDPTKYRDKTEEEVWKPRDPIARVKQYLQSKKLWNDKQEAAWRTECEQQIEAAVRVVEHHQASSPEEIMTHVYKDLCPELREQLADLKQFLAWKEGK; encoded by the coding sequence ATGAGTGTACCAGCGTCCCAGAACTCTGCTCAACTTACCGGCGAGCGCAATCCAAAGGGTGGCAACTCCACGGCCACCCTGTGGGAGAGCTTTGACCCGCTCGCCGGCAAGAAGCTCGAAATTGTTGGCCCACACGGCGAGATTATCAATCCGAAGTGGTTTCCGCAGGTCGATGACGAACGGCTGATCCATGCCTACAAGATCATGCTGCTGGCCCGCACGTCCGATCTCCGCGCCGTGAGCTTGCAGCGACAAGGTCGGCTCTACACCTTGCCGCCGAATATCGGGCAAGAGGCGTGCGCCGTCGGGAGCGCGATGGCCATTGAACGCACCGATTGGCTCGTCCAGGCCTATCGCGAGCTCGGCGCGCAACTCATGCACGGGGTGCCGCTCGATCGCTGGTACCTGCTCTGCGCGGGGAGTGAAGCCGGAAACGTCTTTCCCGACGGCATGCGCGTACTGCCGCAGAGCGTGCCGATCGCATCGCAATGTCTGCATGCCGCGGGCATCGCGCATGCCATCAAGTACAAAGGCGGCTCCGAAGTCGCGATCGTCTATTTCGGCGACGGCGCGACCAGCGAAGGCGACTTCCACGAAGCCATGAATTGGGCCGCGGTCTTCAGCTGCCCCGTCATCTTCTTCTGCAACAATAATCAATACGCGATTTCCTACCCGCGCACGAGTCAGACCAAATCGAAGACGATCGCGCAGAAAGCTATCGCGTATGGCATGCCCGGGATTCAGGTTGATGGCAATGACTTGTTCGCCGTCTATCGCGCCACGAGTGATGCCGTCGCCTGGGCGCGCGCCGGAAACGGACCGGTCCTGATCGAAGCGGAAACCTATCGGATGGGTGCGCATACCACCTCCGACGACCCGACCAAATATCGTGATAAGACCGAAGAGGAAGTCTGGAAGCCGCGCGATCCGATTGCCCGCGTCAAGCAGTACCTCCAATCGAAGAAGCTCTGGAACGACAAGCAGGAAGCGGCGTGGAGGACTGAGTGCGAGCAGCAAATCGAGGCGGCCGTGAGGGTCGTCGAGCACCATCAGGCCAG